A genomic window from Lepisosteus oculatus isolate fLepOcu1 chromosome 27, fLepOcu1.hap2, whole genome shotgun sequence includes:
- the LOC138225291 gene encoding E3 ubiquitin-protein ligase TRIM39-like isoform X2, translating to MYPALCPLLAGVGSNSPATLNWIKHLENGGMGVLYCMCPTYPRTFRISRQRTEDVTLVATLQPEPQNQTEKPLECVPSEKLKDDLQERIYRNLTERCASIPNADCKTGSMGATPGTVWRLILDSSANIYLDPSTAHPQLILSEGGKRLRCGIRSSYVHDNPLRFNLWRCVLATEGFTAGRHYWEVDLGENLGWTLGVSKESAPRRGESPWTPEQGYWTLSYGNEFSAETEPLTQLSVTLKPRKLGMFLDYDERQILFYNAESSAHIYTFADMEFDGRQKLYPIFCTGFVDFDLTITSVRKN from the exons atgtaccctgccttgtgcccgttgcttgctggggtaggctccaactccccagctaccctgaattggataaagcatttGGAAAATGGAGGGATGGGTGTCCTGTACTGCATGTGTCCTACATATCCCAGGA CCTTCAGGATCTCCAGGCAGAGGACAGAGGATGTCACCCTTGTTGCAACACTACAACCAGAGCCCCAGAACCAGACGGAGAAACCTCTCGAGTGCGTTCCAAGTGAGAAGCTGAAAGATG ATTTGCAGGAACGTATCTACAGAAATCTAACTGAGAGATGTGCCAGCATTCCCAATGCAGACTGCAAAACAG GATCGATGGGAGCAACCCCTGGCACAG TCTGGAGATTGATCCTTGACTCATCAG CAAATATCTATCTGGATCCCAGCACTGCCCATCCACAGCTGATACTGTCTGAAGGAGGAAAGCGTCTGAGATGCGGAATTAGAAGCAGTTATGTCCATGACAATCCCCTGAGGTTTAATCTCTGGCGCTGTGTGCTGGCAACAGAGGGGTTTACTGCAGGCagacactactgggaggtggacCTGGGGGAGAATTTGGGCTGGACCTTGGGTGTAAGCAAGGAGTCTGCACCAAGAAGAGGAGAGTCCCCCTGGACCCCAGAACAGGGTTATTGGACCCTGTCTTATGGAAATGAATTCAGTGCAGAAACAGAACCTCTCACCCAGCTTTCAGTGACCCTTAAACCCAGAAAACTCGGAATGTTCCTGGATTATGACGAGAGACAGATCTTATTTTACAATGCAGAGAGTTCAGCTCACATCTACACCTTCGCCGATATGGAGTTCGATGGTCGCCAGAAACTGTATCCAATTTTTTGCACTGGGTTTGTAGACTTTGATCTCACTATAACGTCTGTTAGAAAGAACTAA
- the LOC138225291 gene encoding butyrophilin subfamily 3 member A3-like isoform X1, protein MSMELTPVYNNLDHIYQDAYSCRGQKEGWSSRRPVAAHHTDHESLYRRISFMLGGLCCVLTVALLILCFFTFRISRQRTEDVTLVATLQPEPQNQTEKPLECVPSEKLKDDLQERIYRNLTERCASIPNADCKTGSMGATPGTVWRLILDSSANIYLDPSTAHPQLILSEGGKRLRCGIRSSYVHDNPLRFNLWRCVLATEGFTAGRHYWEVDLGENLGWTLGVSKESAPRRGESPWTPEQGYWTLSYGNEFSAETEPLTQLSVTLKPRKLGMFLDYDERQILFYNAESSAHIYTFADMEFDGRQKLYPIFCTGFVDFDLTITSVRKN, encoded by the exons ATGTCCATGGAGCTGACTCCGGTTTACAACAATCTGGACCACATCTACCAGGATGCCTATTCCTGCAGAGGCCAAAAAGAAGGATGGAGCTCAAGGAGACCTGTGGCAG CCCACCACACAGACCATGAGTCACTATACAGGAGAATATCTTTCATGCTGGGTGGTCTGTGCTGTGTACTGACTGTTGCCCTCCTAATCCTGTGTTTTTTCA CCTTCAGGATCTCCAGGCAGAGGACAGAGGATGTCACCCTTGTTGCAACACTACAACCAGAGCCCCAGAACCAGACGGAGAAACCTCTCGAGTGCGTTCCAAGTGAGAAGCTGAAAGATG ATTTGCAGGAACGTATCTACAGAAATCTAACTGAGAGATGTGCCAGCATTCCCAATGCAGACTGCAAAACAG GATCGATGGGAGCAACCCCTGGCACAG TCTGGAGATTGATCCTTGACTCATCAG CAAATATCTATCTGGATCCCAGCACTGCCCATCCACAGCTGATACTGTCTGAAGGAGGAAAGCGTCTGAGATGCGGAATTAGAAGCAGTTATGTCCATGACAATCCCCTGAGGTTTAATCTCTGGCGCTGTGTGCTGGCAACAGAGGGGTTTACTGCAGGCagacactactgggaggtggacCTGGGGGAGAATTTGGGCTGGACCTTGGGTGTAAGCAAGGAGTCTGCACCAAGAAGAGGAGAGTCCCCCTGGACCCCAGAACAGGGTTATTGGACCCTGTCTTATGGAAATGAATTCAGTGCAGAAACAGAACCTCTCACCCAGCTTTCAGTGACCCTTAAACCCAGAAAACTCGGAATGTTCCTGGATTATGACGAGAGACAGATCTTATTTTACAATGCAGAGAGTTCAGCTCACATCTACACCTTCGCCGATATGGAGTTCGATGGTCGCCAGAAACTGTATCCAATTTTTTGCACTGGGTTTGTAGACTTTGATCTCACTATAACGTCTGTTAGAAAGAACTAA
- the LOC138225291 gene encoding uncharacterized protein isoform X3: MSMELTPVYNNLDHIYQDAYSCRGQKEGWSSRRPVAAHHTDHESLYRRISFMLGGLCCVLTVALLILCFFTFRISRQRTEDVTLVATLQPEPQNQTEKPLECVPSEKLKDDLQERIYRNLTERCASIPNADCKTGSMGATPGTVWRLILDSSVYPVDGVWHWR; this comes from the exons ATGTCCATGGAGCTGACTCCGGTTTACAACAATCTGGACCACATCTACCAGGATGCCTATTCCTGCAGAGGCCAAAAAGAAGGATGGAGCTCAAGGAGACCTGTGGCAG CCCACCACACAGACCATGAGTCACTATACAGGAGAATATCTTTCATGCTGGGTGGTCTGTGCTGTGTACTGACTGTTGCCCTCCTAATCCTGTGTTTTTTCA CCTTCAGGATCTCCAGGCAGAGGACAGAGGATGTCACCCTTGTTGCAACACTACAACCAGAGCCCCAGAACCAGACGGAGAAACCTCTCGAGTGCGTTCCAAGTGAGAAGCTGAAAGATG ATTTGCAGGAACGTATCTACAGAAATCTAACTGAGAGATGTGCCAGCATTCCCAATGCAGACTGCAAAACAG GATCGATGGGAGCAACCCCTGGCACAG TCTGGAGATTGATCCTTGACTCATCAG TTTATCCAGTAGATGGCGTTTGGCACTGGCGGTGA
- the LOC102694124 gene encoding perforin-1-like, whose product MERPGLFVFLCWALPVLSCPGILGAGYTGTPVQCQKAEFVPGYNLAGEGFDIVKMQRKGAYVINMEDWKKADGSCELRRNQYLNGKMQKIPLAMVDWRTISSCKMKLSSTIYESSESLVNDSTSSVENNWKTGLDLNCNPKFRVGAAFGGTHSRDANFAMKKSKEDRYSFTSHEVSCSFYRYRLVTKPPLHKEFQVSVKMLPKKYTSSTKHQYYYMIQTYGTHFITQVSLGGKVKSITSIKSCQATLNGLTDTAVKDCLDVEASANIGMAPSMKAEFQRCESLKRSMHSAQNFSSMFSDRHSEVTGGLFQQTDLLFSGASNSKIYNQWIQTLKTLPDVVSYSLKPLHELVPIKNPARQGLQQALQDYILENALLKKCSEPCRMGTRVSVRDCCACVCNSNQDIKSNCCPARKGLAQLRVFDLKAQGLYGDLLGKTDGSVRVSYGEIIRQTGVINNNDNPIWHETLEFGSITISMATQLKFEVYDADHVWNSDLLGKCSFPLQQGTVKNVCYFKHGTFFFSYTAECAPSLGGPECNEYIPSPMSPSLATKFHSRNGVLASESWVAEFRKNHTVWHVKK is encoded by the exons ATGGAGAGACCAGGGCTTTTTGTCTTCCTGTGCTGGGCACTTCCTGTCCTATCTTGTCCTGGTATCCTTGGAGCTGGGTACACTGGCACACCGGTCCAGTGCCAGAAGGCTGAATTTGTGCCCGGTTACAACCTGGCAGGTGAAGGTTTTGACATAGTGAAAATGCAGCGCAAAGGTGCCTATGTGATCAACATGGAAGACTGGAAGAAGGCAGATGGCAGTTGTGAATTGAGAAGGAACCAATACTTAAACGGGAAGATGCAGAAGATCCCCTTGGCCATGGTGGACTGGAGAACCATTTCCAGCTGTAAGATGAAGCTCTCCAGCACCATCTATGAGTCCAGTGAATCCCTTGTGAACGACAGCACCTCCAGTGTGGAAAACAACTGGAAAACTGGCCTGGATCTAAATTGCAACCCCAAGTTTCGAGTAGGGGCAGCTTTTGGGGGGACTCACTCCCGGGATGCCAACTTTGCTATGAAGAAGTCAAAGGAAGATAGATACAGTTTCACCAGCCATGAGGTCAGCTGCAGCTTCTACAG gTACAGGTTAGTTACCAAGCCCCCACTTCACAAGGAATTTCAAGTCTCTGTGAAGATGCTCCCTAAAAAATACACTTCTAGTACTAAACACCAGTATTACTATATGATCCAGACTTATGGCACTCACTTCATCACCCAGGTCAGCCTGGGAGGCAAGGTGAAGAGCATCACCTCCATCAAGTCCTGCCAAGCCACCTTGAACGGGCTGACGGACACGGCGGTGAAGGACTGCCTCGATGTGGAGGCCTCTGCCAATATTGGAATGGCTCCCTCGATGAAGGCTGAGTTCCAGCGTTGTGAAAGTCTGAAGAGGAGCATGCACTCAGCCCAGAACTTCAGCAGCATGTTCAGCGACCGCCACTCTGAGGTCACTGGAGGACTGTTTCAGCAAACAGACCTCCTTTTCTCCGGCGCCTCAAATTCCAAGATTTATAACCAGTGGATCCAAACCCTGAAAACCCTCCCCGACGTGGTGTCCTACTCACTGAAACCCCTGCATGAGTTGGTGCCGATAAAAAACCCGGCGAGGCAAGGCTTACAGCAAGCCCTGCAAGACTACATCCTGGAGAATGCCCTGTTGAAGAAGTGTTCGGAGCCATGCCGGATGGGGACGAGGGTGAGTGTCAGGGACTGCTGCGCTTGTGTCTGCAACAGCAATCAAGACATCAAGTCCAACTGCTGTCCCGCTAGGAAGGGTCTGGCTCAGCTCCGGGTCTTTGACCTGAAGGCACAGGGGCTGTATGGAGATCTACTCGGTAAAACAGATGGGTCGGTTCGGGTTTCATATGGTGAAATAATTAGACAGACTggagtaattaataataatgacaatCCAATCTGGCATGAAACCTTGGAGTTTGGAAGCATCACAATAAGTATGGCCACGCAGCTGAAGTTCGAAGTCTATGATGCAGACCACGTGTGGAACAGTGACCTGCTGGGAAAGTGCTCTTTTCCTCTCCAGCAAGGAACTGTGAAGAATGTGTGCTATTTTAAGCACGGCACCTTCTTTTTCTCCTATACAGCGGAGTGCGCCCCCAGCCTGGGTGGCCCAGAGTGCAATGAGTACATCCCCTCTCCCATGAGTCCCAGCCTGGCAACGAAGTTCCACTCGAGGAACGGAGTTCTGGCCTCGGAGAGCTGGGTGGCAGAGTTCCGTAAAAATCACACCGTGTGGCACGTCAAGAAATAA
- the LOC102693923 gene encoding zinc finger protein 214-like, with translation MEMSSPILPCPLCSVSFTSQIRLFRHLQAAHQTENMGLLKPCTVRLDRLLSVRRPPELNHAHGDYSPTHPPGMAPGHRQRALGGNGLAEGEGLDHLHLQVRVGNSGQCCERCGKSFRTLKELNIHHTIHTGKRPHCCLQCGKSFSQTGHFNRHLRTHMGEKQHCCTLCGKSFATRTTLKMHQLIHSGERPFCCAHCGKSFNRKCRLNAHQNIHTGVKPYVCSYCGKGYFLLKDLSVHERIHTGEKPYCCTYCEMSFSRLDTLTKHRRIHTGEKPFQCRDCGKAFSRGDVLKLHRRTHTGEKPYACTQCGMRFTFLGSLKLHQKIHS, from the coding sequence ATGGAAATGAGCTCTCCCATCCTTCCCTGCCCTCTCTGCTCAGTCAGCTTCACATCGCAGATCCGCCTCTTCCGGCACCTCCAGGCAGCCCACCAGACGGAGAACATGGGGCTGCTGAAGCCCTGCACGGTCAGGCTGGATCGCCTCCTGTCGGTCAGGAGACCACCCGAGCTGAACCACGCACACGGCGATTACTCCCCGACGCATCCTCCTGGAATGGCTCCTGGGCACCGGCAGCGTGCGTTGGGCGGAAACGGGCTCGCGGAAGGAGAAGGCCTggatcacctccacctccaggtCCGCGTGGGAAATAGCGGGCAGTGCTGCGAGCGATGTGGGAAGAGTTTTCGGACGTTGAAGGAACTTAACATCCATCACACAATCCACACGGGAAAGAGGCCCCACTGTTGCCTgcagtgtgggaagagcttcAGTCAAACCGGGCACTTTAACAGGCACCTGCGCACGCACATGGGAGAGAAGCAGCACTGCTGCACCCTGTGTGGGAAGAGCTTCGCCACCAGGACCACCCTGAAGATGCATCAGCTCATCCACAGCGGGGAGCGACCCTTCTGCTGCGCCCACTGTGGGAAAAGCTTTAACCGCAAGTGCAGGCTGAACGCTCACCAGAACATCCACACGGGGGTGAAACCCTACGTGTGCAGTTACTGTGGGAAGGGATACTTCCTGCTCAAAGATCTCAGCGTGCACGAGCGGATTCACACGGGAGAGAAGCCCTACTGCTGCACCTACTGTGAGATGAGCTTCAGTAGATTGGACACGCTGACGAAGCACAGGCGCATTCACACTGGGGAGAAACCCTTCCAGTGCAGGGACTGTGGGAAGGCCTTCAGCAGAGGCGATGTCCTCAAACTACACCGCCGCACTCACACGGGAGAAAAGCCATACGCCTGCACGCAGTGTGGGATGCGTTTCACTTTTTTGGGGTCCTTGAAGCTCCACCAGAAAATTCACAGCTGA
- the LOC102693328 gene encoding uncharacterized protein yields MAKFLNLIFVISNLLHLAFSDSLSPQKTEVSATEGDSVTLDCSYSTSITDPYLYWYRQYPQQAPELILYKRRSWDSSSTYKADFARSRFTTIVTDKSTTLTITTLSLSDTGVYFCALSSTVHNIKKHLSSFIVKMMVIYLILVLMCDASFGDSVHPLSNEVYSEDGQAVTLMCNYSTSTTATHYLFWYRQSPNGNPEYLIHTDSYQGTKRTEGYGILVDKDTKQVQLNISKLDVAESATYYCALSPTVF; encoded by the exons ATGGCTAAGTTTCTAAACCTCATCTTTGTAATCAGCAACCTTCTAC ATTTAGCATTCAGTGACTCCCTTTCTCCGCAAAAGACAGAAGTCTCCGCAACCGAAGGGGACTCAGTGACGCTGGACTGTTCTTACTCCACTAGCATTACAGATCCTTATCTCTACTGGTACCGCCAGTATCCACAGCAAGCACCAGAACTGATACTGTACAAGAGAAGATCATGGGATTCTAGCAGTACATATAAAGCAGACTTTGCCAGGAGTCGTTTCACAACCATCGTAACAGACAAGTCCACTACACTGACCATTacaactctctctctcagtgacaCTGGTGTCTATTTCTGTGCACTGAGCAGCACAGT CCACAACATTAAGAAACATCTAAGCTCCTTCATCGTAAAAATGATGGTAATATATCTGATTTTAGttttgatgtgtg ATGCGAGCTTTGGAGATTCAGTCCATCCACTAAGCAATGAAGTCTACTCTGAAGACGGACAGGCAGTGACTCTGATGTGTAATTACTCTACCAGCACCACAGCAACTCATTATCTCTTCTGGTACCGGCAGAGTCCCAATGGAAACCCTGAATATCTCATACACACTGACTCCTACCAAGGAACCAAGAGAACTGAGGGCTATGGGATACTGGTGGATAAAGACACGAAACAAGTTCAGCTCAATATATCGAAGCTTGATGTGGCAGAAAGTGCTACATACTACTGTGCCCTGAGTCCCACAGTGTTTTAG